The Nocardia vinacea genome contains the following window.
GTGCTGAAGGTTGCTGCGTCGCTGAGTATTCGGCTGATGGTGGACCGGCTTTTGTTCAGTTCGTTGGCGATACGGGTCGGGTTCCAGCCATCGAGGTGATGGTGTGCCAGGGCTTGGGCGACGAGTTCGGGGTCGCGACGCCGTGCGGGATCGCGTGCGCACAAGCGCCGCGCCAGATCGGAAAGGTCTTGGCGGGCATCGACTGCAGTGTGTGATGGCGTGTGCACGGCGCGTATCGCGTTCGGTGCCATCGGCGCAGTGTTAGCCGTATTTTCAGCGATTGCTCGGTCGATGTGCCGGGAGGGGGAGTCGTCAGCTACGTGGTGGTCTGCAGCGTGCCGATGCTCGCCACCGTGAGCGGAATGGGCGAGCGCCAACAGCGCGACGGTGGACTGTGCCATCGACCCTTCGATGATCAACGGCCACAGCCACGCTTCACCGTGCGGGACACCGGCGGTGATCGCCAGCGACCGCAGGGCGGTGAACGATAGCCAGAACGCCCCGATGGCAATGAATGCGGTCATCGCGGTCGCGACCATGTGGGTGCCGCGGGCTCCGGCGTGCGCACGCAGCAGGATCGAGACCCCGTGCACCGCGGCCAGCAGCGCCAGCGGCGGGATGACCGCGACCGCCGCGGCGACTGCGGGCAGCGCGGTGTCGTGCAGGAGGGCTTGGGTGGCGTTGCCTGTGATGCTCACGATGGCCGCTGCGGTGAGCACGGTCCAGAAGAACGCGTGCGCACGCGGCTTGCGGGCGGTCGGTGCGGGCCGTGCGGTGTGCACGCCGCCGTGAGGTGAGTCGATGGATTCCTCAGGCATGGAACAGCTTCCTTGTGCGACGTGGTCAGCGTGCGGACGAGGCATGTGTGCTCGGCTGGTGTGCGGATACCTCGGTTGAGATGGATCGCGAGTTGCAACCCAGGCGCTTTGACTTGGGCA
Protein-coding sequences here:
- a CDS encoding DUF2637 domain-containing protein, whose protein sequence is MPEESIDSPHGGVHTARPAPTARKPRAHAFFWTVLTAAAIVSITGNATQALLHDTALPAVAAAVAVIPPLALLAAVHGVSILLRAHAGARGTHMVATAMTAFIAIGAFWLSFTALRSLAITAGVPHGEAWLWPLIIEGSMAQSTVALLALAHSAHGGEHRHAADHHVADDSPSRHIDRAIAENTANTAPMAPNAIRAVHTPSHTAVDARQDLSDLARRLCARDPARRRDPELVAQALAHHHLDGWNPTRIANELNKSRSTISRILSDAATFSTHETTASSPATAPTVPGFSAGDPRHIRGPSAQLSVPATIQSSACS